The following proteins are co-located in the Dyadobacter chenwenxiniae genome:
- a CDS encoding RagB/SusD family nutrient uptake outer membrane protein, whose product MNILKINSRNIRVSLLFTTVLTLNSCDQKTLLNPIPETAITGENAFETPERILGLVNGIYKSAKSGNFYGGNYYTYSEARGEEFINRTSNTFTAFEAWNQTLNASSNFIAGFWASGYETINNANILIQGVADHPGVVSDVVGKQYIAEARFLRALSYYSLVTAYARPFNEDQGASKGLPLRLQAETTTANNDLARSTVAEVYAQIIKDLDEAEADLPLTHSSALLNTTRAHRNSAIALKTRVYLNSGKYDKVIDEAKKIVSAQPPFSAETGVKHKLENIVEIFTTNYTSSESILSVPMTELDNVTGQTSFPYVFNANSEYNLNPAGIWGDTEWRATDLRRTFSRTASGVQFLTKYSKPSPFLDYLPIIRYSEVLLNYAEAAARKGDLATAKKLLIAVRNRSDASYIFPNAAVASQPNLIKTILTERRIELLGEGFRSNDIVRNLEAFPAKSGNGLVAPAVGPAQANYVFPLPNTEIITNKLLLE is encoded by the coding sequence ATGAATATTTTAAAAATAAATAGCAGAAATATCCGCGTTTCACTCCTGTTCACAACTGTACTCACGCTGAATTCCTGCGATCAGAAAACGCTTTTGAACCCTATTCCGGAGACGGCCATTACCGGCGAAAATGCATTTGAAACACCCGAGCGGATTCTGGGGCTTGTCAATGGGATTTACAAATCTGCCAAAAGCGGGAATTTCTATGGCGGCAACTATTACACTTATTCCGAAGCGCGGGGCGAAGAGTTTATCAACCGGACCAGTAACACTTTCACCGCTTTCGAAGCCTGGAACCAGACACTCAATGCCAGTTCCAACTTTATCGCCGGCTTCTGGGCGTCGGGTTATGAAACGATTAATAATGCCAATATCCTGATCCAGGGGGTTGCCGACCATCCGGGCGTCGTAAGCGATGTCGTTGGTAAACAATACATTGCGGAGGCCAGGTTCCTGCGCGCGCTGAGCTATTATAGCCTGGTTACCGCCTATGCACGTCCTTTCAATGAAGACCAGGGCGCTTCCAAAGGCTTGCCGTTACGTTTGCAAGCTGAAACCACAACGGCAAACAATGATCTGGCGCGGAGCACAGTTGCAGAAGTGTATGCGCAGATTATAAAAGATCTGGACGAAGCCGAGGCCGATCTGCCGTTAACACACAGTTCTGCTTTGCTGAACACGACGCGTGCGCACCGTAATTCGGCGATAGCGCTCAAAACAAGGGTTTATCTCAATAGCGGGAAGTATGATAAGGTTATTGATGAAGCCAAAAAAATTGTGTCCGCCCAGCCTCCGTTCAGCGCGGAAACGGGTGTCAAACACAAGCTGGAAAACATTGTTGAAATCTTCACGACCAACTATACCAGCAGCGAGTCCATTTTATCCGTGCCCATGACCGAGCTGGATAATGTTACCGGGCAAACTTCTTTTCCGTATGTTTTCAATGCCAATTCAGAATATAACCTCAACCCCGCCGGGATCTGGGGAGACACCGAATGGCGGGCGACAGATCTGCGGAGGACTTTCTCACGGACCGCATCAGGGGTTCAGTTTTTGACCAAATACAGCAAGCCGTCGCCATTCCTGGATTACCTGCCCATCATCCGTTACTCGGAAGTTTTGCTCAATTACGCAGAAGCTGCGGCCAGAAAAGGCGACCTCGCGACGGCGAAAAAATTGCTGATCGCGGTAAGAAACCGCTCCGATGCCAGTTATATTTTTCCAAATGCAGCCGTAGCGTCGCAGCCGAACCTGATCAAAACCATTTTGACCGAACGGCGCATTGAACTTTTGGGAGAAGGTTTCCGGTCAAACGACATTGTCCGTAACCTGGAAGCTTTCCCTGCAAAATCAGGTAACGGCCTGGTTGCACCGGCCGTCGGGCCTGCACAGGCCAACTATGTTTTTCCGCTGCCTAATACCGAGATTATTACCAATAAGTTGCTGCTGGAATAA
- a CDS encoding DUF1684 domain-containing protein: MKKYSYHLVWLAGIYLLSAFTANDTAYEQEIQQWHQKRVESLKAESGWLNLAGLFWLEEGKNTFGGDGKNNVNFPADKSNPFLGEIILEKGKVTLKANADAEVFNGDAPVTELDIFPGEKPVTLRHKSLRWFIIKRGDKYAVRLRDLESEYLKGFSGIERYPVQENWRVKARFEPTTGKKVSITDITGRTADQDSPGTLVFNVGGKEYRLDAVGSTENLFIIFADQTNKTETYGAGRFLYTSVEKDGSAWLDFNKSINPPCAFSPYATCPLPPKQNKLALAVSAGEKRYGEH, encoded by the coding sequence ATGAAAAAGTACTCCTATCACCTGGTCTGGCTGGCTGGTATTTACCTGTTATCAGCCTTTACTGCAAATGACACTGCATACGAACAAGAGATCCAGCAATGGCACCAGAAAAGGGTTGAAAGCCTCAAAGCAGAATCCGGCTGGCTGAACCTGGCCGGTTTATTCTGGCTCGAAGAAGGCAAAAACACGTTTGGAGGCGACGGAAAGAACAATGTTAACTTTCCAGCGGATAAGAGCAATCCATTCCTCGGCGAAATAATTTTAGAAAAAGGCAAAGTGACGCTCAAAGCCAATGCGGACGCCGAGGTTTTCAACGGTGACGCGCCTGTTACGGAACTTGACATTTTTCCTGGTGAAAAACCCGTTACTCTCCGCCATAAGTCGTTACGCTGGTTTATTATCAAGCGCGGCGACAAGTATGCGGTGAGGCTGCGTGATCTGGAAAGCGAATATTTGAAAGGATTTTCAGGCATTGAGCGCTATCCTGTGCAGGAAAACTGGCGCGTAAAAGCCAGGTTTGAGCCTACGACCGGCAAAAAAGTTTCCATAACAGACATTACGGGTCGCACCGCCGATCAGGATTCGCCTGGCACGCTTGTATTCAATGTCGGCGGCAAGGAATATCGTCTTGACGCTGTGGGTTCTACCGAAAACCTTTTCATCATATTCGCCGACCAGACTAACAAGACAGAAACGTATGGAGCAGGACGTTTCCTTTACACTTCAGTGGAAAAAGACGGATCCGCGTGGCTGGATTTCAACAAATCCATTAATCCGCCATGCGCATTTTCGCCTTATGCAACCTGTCCGCTTCCTCCCAAACAAAACAAGCTTGCACTCGCTGTTTCTGCCGGTGAAAAGCGTTACGGCGAACATTGA
- a CDS encoding RagB/SusD family nutrient uptake outer membrane protein, with product MKLFKQHIFYILAACSTISCSESELDQYPETRLSEGSFYTTEAQIVQAVNDVYRQLNRTYAASGLVDLYGELYSDNTYIEFSGGATTFEDDIKAFRIQPNNGLIQTAWNNSYNSIYICNNAISQLEKTTVQFGNPALKDRLKAEAIFIRSLIFFNMVRVWGDIPMPLKVVSADESYTYLREKKETIYQQIISDLKASKAALPEKYTGADVGRVTKYAATAILAKVYLTIGDKTSAAKELKEIIDSNAYSLDANQDGKVNSADYAFNFAPGTKNSKESILELQFLAGQNAVNSNYQQTYTPYHWAFHLPGSAETFRGSGLNSPTPDLTNEFEAADTVRKNVSVYPGYVNLETGAFVKYPFTQKYYDPNWRYPGQNVEIVRYADVLLSYSEATGDASYLNQVRDRAGLPGYGKTGYPNKYSTLALAIEHERRTELCFEFHRFFDLVRTGRAVAVLKSKGFNITESKLLFPIPQSAIDVNPGLTQNNY from the coding sequence ATGAAGCTTTTTAAACAACATATATTTTACATTCTTGCCGCATGCTCAACCATTTCGTGCAGCGAAAGCGAGCTTGACCAATATCCGGAAACGCGGCTTTCGGAAGGGAGTTTTTACACCACAGAGGCGCAGATCGTGCAGGCTGTAAATGATGTATACCGGCAGCTGAACCGCACTTATGCAGCCAGCGGACTGGTGGATCTGTACGGTGAGCTTTATTCGGACAATACATATATCGAGTTTTCCGGCGGCGCGACGACTTTTGAAGATGATATCAAAGCATTCAGGATCCAGCCCAACAATGGTTTGATCCAAACTGCGTGGAACAACAGCTATAACTCGATCTACATCTGCAACAATGCGATCAGTCAGCTCGAAAAAACGACCGTGCAGTTTGGTAATCCTGCATTGAAAGACCGCCTGAAAGCGGAGGCGATATTCATCCGGTCGCTGATCTTTTTTAATATGGTGCGGGTTTGGGGAGACATTCCAATGCCTTTAAAGGTGGTGAGTGCCGACGAAAGTTATACGTATCTGCGGGAGAAAAAGGAGACGATTTACCAGCAGATCATCTCCGACCTGAAAGCCAGCAAAGCGGCATTGCCCGAGAAATACACCGGCGCCGACGTGGGCAGGGTTACCAAATATGCAGCAACTGCCATTCTGGCCAAAGTATACCTGACAATTGGCGATAAAACCAGTGCGGCGAAAGAGCTGAAAGAGATCATCGACAGCAATGCATATTCGCTCGATGCCAATCAGGATGGAAAGGTGAACAGCGCCGACTATGCATTCAACTTTGCGCCGGGTACCAAAAATTCGAAGGAATCAATCCTGGAATTGCAGTTTCTGGCCGGGCAAAATGCCGTAAACAGCAATTACCAGCAAACCTATACGCCTTACCACTGGGCTTTTCACCTGCCGGGAAGCGCCGAAACTTTCCGCGGCAGCGGGCTGAATAGTCCCACACCGGATCTGACGAATGAATTTGAGGCTGCCGATACCGTGCGCAAGAACGTTTCCGTGTATCCCGGTTATGTGAACCTCGAAACCGGTGCGTTTGTCAAGTATCCGTTTACTCAAAAATATTACGATCCAAACTGGCGCTACCCGGGCCAGAATGTCGAGATCGTTCGGTATGCGGATGTTCTGCTTTCGTACTCGGAAGCCACCGGCGATGCTTCTTACCTCAACCAGGTGCGTGACCGGGCGGGGCTCCCAGGTTATGGGAAAACGGGTTATCCCAACAAATATTCCACGCTAGCGCTTGCCATTGAACATGAGAGAAGGACAGAATTATGCTTTGAGTTTCATCGGTTCTTTGATCTCGTGCGCACGGGCCGTGCGGTGGCAGTTTTGAAGTCGAAAGGTTTCAACATTACCGAAAGCAAGCTGCTGTTCCCAATCCCGCAAAGTGCCATTGATGTAAATCCGGGGCTGACGCAGAACAACTATTAA
- a CDS encoding SusC/RagA family TonB-linked outer membrane protein, whose amino-acid sequence MKQYYFWLSRILYYVDEMPLTAMSWTLSLIIISNLSYAPASAANSRRLADKLITGTIRDKESGQGLPGVSIIVKGTPNGTITDQDGKYQLAVPDKATIVISFIGYETIEKPVENQSDISVALNADTRQLNELVVVGYGTQTKAEFTGSAVRLKGETVKDQPIQSFDQALAGRAAGVSIAQPNGVLNNPPVIRIRGVNSISLSSYPLVVVDGIPINTGNVSTSTAVPNNPLGDINPADIESIDVLKDAASTSIYGSRAAAGVLLITTKRGKTGKPRINFESWAGVSEVVRLPKLLNAEQYIAIKNEAVLNAKILGGNENNDKIPAALFFPNKNEDGSNIDTRWYDHIYRTGVSQNHNLSVSGGTQTTNYYFSANYSKQNGFLKANEFNRKSVRFNIDQEVSSWLKVNGNVSYNSSENISPYAGSLPGSNFFLVGVARLATALPPNVPAYNPDGSYNISKTNPNTIGMGNNQVVSNWGNWAMLAPCTTAALSWVSTQHSSAQAISPGMHP is encoded by the coding sequence ATGAAACAATACTACTTTTGGCTTTCACGTATATTGTATTACGTTGATGAAATGCCATTGACTGCCATGTCGTGGACATTGTCGCTCATAATAATTTCGAACCTGTCTTATGCGCCAGCGTCGGCTGCAAATTCGAGGCGCTTGGCCGACAAGCTGATCACCGGGACGATCCGTGATAAAGAGTCGGGGCAGGGCTTGCCGGGTGTATCCATCATCGTAAAGGGCACGCCGAACGGTACCATTACGGATCAGGATGGAAAATATCAGCTTGCTGTTCCTGACAAGGCCACGATCGTAATTTCTTTTATAGGTTATGAAACGATTGAAAAACCGGTTGAAAATCAGTCGGACATTTCGGTTGCATTAAATGCCGATACGCGCCAGCTTAATGAGCTCGTTGTGGTCGGCTACGGGACGCAGACCAAGGCAGAATTTACCGGCTCGGCAGTGAGGTTAAAAGGCGAGACTGTTAAAGACCAGCCGATCCAGAGCTTCGACCAGGCACTGGCCGGGCGGGCTGCGGGCGTGAGCATTGCCCAGCCGAACGGTGTTCTGAACAATCCTCCCGTAATCCGCATCCGCGGCGTGAATTCGATTTCACTGAGTTCTTATCCGCTGGTGGTTGTGGATGGCATTCCCATTAATACGGGCAATGTTTCTACCAGCACCGCCGTTCCCAATAATCCGCTGGGTGACATTAATCCCGCTGATATTGAGTCGATTGATGTTTTAAAAGATGCTGCTTCCACGTCTATTTACGGTTCCAGGGCTGCCGCAGGCGTTTTGCTGATCACCACGAAACGCGGCAAAACGGGCAAGCCGCGGATTAATTTCGAATCGTGGGCCGGCGTCTCGGAAGTGGTGCGGTTGCCCAAGCTTTTGAACGCGGAGCAATACATTGCGATCAAGAATGAAGCCGTTTTGAATGCGAAGATCCTGGGAGGAAATGAGAATAATGACAAGATTCCTGCTGCCTTATTTTTCCCAAATAAAAACGAGGACGGGTCCAATATCGACACGCGCTGGTATGACCACATTTACAGGACTGGCGTATCTCAAAATCATAACCTGAGCGTTTCAGGCGGCACACAAACGACGAATTATTATTTTTCAGCCAATTATTCCAAACAAAACGGTTTTCTGAAAGCCAATGAATTCAACCGGAAATCGGTGCGTTTCAACATCGATCAGGAGGTGAGTAGCTGGCTCAAAGTGAATGGAAACGTGTCCTATAACAGCAGTGAAAACATTTCACCTTATGCAGGATCGCTGCCGGGCTCCAACTTTTTCCTGGTGGGTGTCGCCCGTCTGGCAACCGCTTTGCCACCCAATGTCCCGGCCTATAACCCGGATGGTTCCTACAACATCAGCAAGACCAATCCGAACACGATCGGGATGGGAAATAACCAGGTGGTGAGCAACTGGGGAAACTGGGCAATGTTGGCTCCATGTACAACCGCGGCATTGAGCTGGGTATCAACGCAACACTCATCCGCTCAGGCGATTTCTCCTGGAATGCATCCTTGA
- a CDS encoding sulfatase family protein, protein MRRYTWIVLLSLPVFAAIQINKNETKAAETRPNILFCIADDASYRHMSAYGLSGKWVSTPGFDRVAADGILFENAFTPNAKCSPSRACILTGRNPWQLEEAANHVPFFPAKFSTWVEELGNSGYLTGFTGKGWAPGNPGQKNGATRLLTGKHYNEIKMAAPTKAISPVNYAANLEVFLKDRKAGQPFCFWYGGHEPHRAYEYGSGAAKGKKKITDIDRVPAYWPDNDTVRNDMLDYAYEIEYFDQHLQQMLKILEDAGELDNTIVIVTSDNGMPFPRTKGHVYEYDNHLPLAIMWKNGIKTAGRKVLDLVSFIDFAPTLLEVAGLTGKTSVETQGRSLIPIFKSDKAGLVDKTRDHVLLGKERTDVGRPHDAGYPVRGIVKGNLIYTINYKPERWPSGNPETGYLDTDGGPTKTQILHAKRAGTDVGKWDLSFGKKGKEELYDIENDIDAMKNLATDPEYAKTKAALRKQMEHELKAQQDPRMSGKGDIFDSYPFAEPASRNFYERFMKGEKMKAGWVNESDFEKEKK, encoded by the coding sequence GTGAGAAGATATACGTGGATCGTACTGTTATCACTGCCCGTTTTTGCAGCAATTCAAATCAATAAAAACGAGACAAAGGCCGCTGAAACGAGGCCTAATATCCTCTTTTGCATTGCCGACGACGCTTCATACCGTCACATGAGCGCGTACGGACTTTCCGGAAAATGGGTCAGTACGCCCGGATTTGATCGTGTTGCAGCGGATGGTATTCTGTTTGAAAATGCATTCACGCCGAATGCCAAATGTTCGCCTTCTCGGGCCTGCATCCTGACCGGGCGGAATCCCTGGCAGCTGGAAGAAGCTGCCAACCATGTGCCTTTTTTCCCTGCCAAATTCAGCACCTGGGTTGAAGAACTGGGTAACTCGGGCTATCTGACAGGTTTTACAGGAAAAGGCTGGGCACCCGGGAATCCCGGCCAGAAGAATGGTGCAACCCGCCTGCTGACGGGCAAGCATTACAATGAGATAAAAATGGCCGCGCCAACCAAAGCGATCTCGCCGGTAAATTATGCCGCAAACCTGGAAGTTTTTTTGAAAGACCGTAAAGCTGGTCAGCCGTTTTGCTTCTGGTACGGAGGCCACGAGCCGCACCGCGCTTATGAATATGGCAGCGGTGCTGCAAAAGGCAAAAAGAAAATCACTGACATTGACCGCGTGCCCGCCTACTGGCCTGACAATGATACTGTTCGCAACGATATGCTGGATTACGCGTACGAAATCGAGTATTTCGATCAGCATTTACAGCAAATGCTCAAAATCCTCGAAGATGCGGGCGAGCTCGACAACACGATCGTGATCGTCACTTCCGACAATGGAATGCCTTTTCCGCGCACCAAAGGGCATGTTTACGAATACGATAACCACCTGCCGTTGGCGATTATGTGGAAAAACGGGATCAAAACAGCGGGCCGGAAAGTGCTGGATCTGGTCAGCTTTATTGACTTTGCTCCTACCCTGCTGGAAGTTGCCGGACTGACGGGAAAAACGAGCGTGGAAACGCAGGGAAGGTCCTTAATACCCATTTTCAAATCTGATAAAGCGGGACTAGTTGACAAAACACGCGATCATGTGCTGCTCGGCAAGGAACGGACTGACGTTGGTCGCCCGCACGACGCGGGTTATCCGGTGCGCGGCATTGTAAAAGGTAACCTGATTTACACGATCAATTACAAGCCCGAGCGCTGGCCCTCGGGCAATCCTGAAACGGGATACCTGGATACCGATGGCGGCCCCACAAAAACGCAGATTTTGCATGCAAAACGCGCGGGGACGGACGTGGGAAAGTGGGATTTGTCTTTTGGTAAAAAAGGTAAGGAAGAGCTCTACGATATTGAAAACGACATAGATGCAATGAAAAATCTAGCAACCGACCCCGAATATGCCAAAACAAAAGCTGCACTTCGCAAGCAAATGGAACATGAATTAAAGGCCCAGCAGGATCCGCGCATGTCTGGCAAAGGAGATATCTTCGACAGCTACCCTTTTGCAGAACCTGCATCCAGAAACTTTTACGAGCGTTTTATGAAAGGCGAAAAAATGAAAGCGGGCTGGGTTAATGAAAGTGATTTTGAAAAAGAAAAAAAGTAG
- a CDS encoding SusC/RagA family TonB-linked outer membrane protein, whose translation MVTKLPSPWIGKSFWALLLVAIMSSLGATAQTFTIKGKVTSPTDQSGVPGINVILKNTTSGTTTNADGGYEIQASESGVLVFSGIGYRSSEISVNDRSSIDVTLEVDTKQLNEIVVVGYGTQKKSDVTGAVGSVKMDREITSRPIVELGQALYGKIPGVQVLSSNGRPGTSSTIQIRGINSVSASSSPLVVIDGMPIPNYDLNLLSAGDIESMEVLKDASSAAIYGSRGANGVILITTKSGKEGKTKFNVNYSYGVQKVIDRIAVMNSREYAQASIDAAQNGWIESGGDPAAPNTIEARKQYKYTWPAAFDNPENLQDTDWQDVVFRTSPMQKIELNASGGNAKTNFIVSAGYVKQKGIVITSEYKKYTFNIKASSQIKKWLQVGGMLNVAYDHENEPFNRTVEWAVQYPTIYPVYGNNGYLGAPANTPGFEKYDAILFRPKNGHPLYQITDDIQHRQFNNLGNVFAQIDFLPGLRFRSSLNFFYNRIDNNNYQAVDHNLGPTYYTEGIMTVNQSRTVNYTSQNLLTYDKTFKEHSFSALAGMEYNNNEYYYTNQERRGYDNDLIKALSAGKTVFQAEDDKNRSILISYFSRLNYTFKGRYLLSASIRRDGSSRFGPNNKWGVFPSVSGGWIVSDESFLSSVKPLNNLKLRASYGFTGNDRFADYKWIGAMSQGRVAFGSNLGTTYYPGSITNPDLEWERTQQFNAGVDLGLFGNRIVLEADYYISRSDGLLLDVPVPIVSGFNSVFKNIGKLQNKGLELNLTTHNLKGALGWTSQLNFSRNRNKVLALGKDNAPMIYQPGFGMESINQVGQPIFSFYGYRYDGVYMNQGQIDADPSHYASAKPGDGRYVDINGDGVLNAKDRTIIGNYAPDFIWGFTNNLTYKGFDLSVLIQGVQGSDVYDNNIHRSMLYHEGRNYYKEMTNRWRSEQEPGDGYHYKLTVDLDGYEKTASSYWIVDGSYFRVKSLTAGYTFPSGILSKLNLESLRIYVNGQNLFTHKNAPIFDPENFNGSATSATARGVTHSPYPSAKVYTFGVNIGF comes from the coding sequence ATGGTTACAAAATTACCATCACCCTGGATCGGCAAATCCTTTTGGGCACTATTGCTGGTGGCAATAATGTCGTCCCTTGGCGCTACGGCGCAAACGTTCACCATTAAAGGGAAAGTCACTTCTCCGACAGACCAGTCCGGCGTACCCGGGATCAATGTGATTTTGAAAAACACAACCAGTGGGACTACGACCAATGCCGACGGCGGCTACGAAATACAGGCTTCCGAAAGCGGCGTGCTGGTATTTTCGGGGATCGGTTACCGGTCGAGCGAAATTTCCGTTAATGATCGCTCTTCTATCGATGTGACGCTGGAAGTGGATACGAAACAGCTCAATGAAATTGTGGTTGTGGGCTACGGAACGCAGAAAAAAAGTGATGTGACCGGAGCCGTTGGTTCTGTCAAAATGGACCGGGAAATTACGAGCAGGCCCATTGTGGAACTCGGTCAGGCCTTGTACGGAAAAATTCCCGGTGTGCAGGTTTTGTCGAGCAACGGACGGCCGGGAACTTCTTCTACGATCCAGATCAGGGGGATCAACTCGGTCTCGGCCAGCAGCTCGCCGCTGGTCGTGATCGACGGAATGCCCATTCCAAACTACGATCTGAACCTGCTCAGTGCGGGGGATATCGAGTCGATGGAAGTCTTGAAGGATGCTTCTTCGGCGGCAATTTACGGTTCTCGCGGTGCAAATGGGGTGATTTTGATTACAACCAAAAGCGGGAAGGAGGGCAAAACCAAATTCAATGTCAACTATTCGTACGGAGTCCAGAAAGTGATCGACCGCATTGCGGTGATGAACTCGCGAGAATATGCGCAGGCTTCCATCGACGCGGCCCAAAACGGCTGGATCGAAAGTGGCGGCGACCCGGCTGCACCCAACACGATCGAAGCCCGCAAGCAATATAAGTACACTTGGCCAGCAGCATTCGATAACCCTGAAAACTTGCAGGATACCGATTGGCAGGACGTCGTTTTCAGGACTTCGCCGATGCAAAAAATCGAGCTGAATGCGAGTGGCGGTAACGCGAAAACAAACTTTATCGTTTCGGCGGGTTACGTAAAGCAAAAAGGCATTGTGATCACTTCCGAATACAAAAAATACACGTTCAACATCAAAGCCAGCTCACAGATCAAAAAGTGGCTGCAAGTGGGCGGAATGCTCAATGTGGCTTACGACCACGAGAATGAGCCTTTCAACCGGACAGTAGAATGGGCCGTGCAGTACCCGACGATTTATCCGGTTTACGGAAACAATGGCTATCTCGGCGCACCTGCGAATACACCTGGTTTTGAGAAGTATGACGCGATTTTGTTCCGTCCGAAAAATGGCCACCCGCTTTATCAGATCACTGACGACATTCAGCACAGGCAGTTTAACAACCTCGGCAATGTCTTTGCACAAATCGATTTTCTGCCCGGCCTGCGTTTCAGATCGTCGCTTAATTTCTTTTATAACCGCATTGACAACAACAACTATCAGGCGGTGGACCACAACCTCGGACCAACTTATTACACCGAGGGAATTATGACGGTAAATCAGTCGCGCACAGTAAACTACACGTCGCAGAACCTGCTTACCTACGACAAAACCTTCAAGGAACATTCATTCTCCGCGCTTGCCGGGATGGAGTATAACAACAATGAATATTACTACACCAACCAGGAGCGGCGAGGCTACGACAATGACCTGATCAAGGCACTGAGCGCCGGGAAAACGGTTTTTCAGGCGGAAGATGATAAGAACAGGAGCATCCTGATCTCCTATTTTTCCCGCCTTAATTACACATTCAAAGGAAGGTATCTGCTCTCCGCCAGCATTCGCCGCGATGGTTCCTCACGTTTTGGCCCGAACAATAAATGGGGCGTGTTCCCTTCCGTTTCCGGTGGCTGGATCGTCTCGGATGAAAGCTTCTTGAGCTCTGTGAAACCATTGAACAACCTGAAACTGCGCGCAAGCTATGGTTTCACCGGGAACGACCGTTTTGCAGATTATAAGTGGATCGGCGCGATGTCGCAGGGACGGGTCGCATTTGGCAGTAACCTGGGCACGACCTACTACCCCGGCAGCATTACCAACCCGGACTTGGAATGGGAACGCACGCAGCAATTCAACGCGGGAGTTGATCTTGGTTTGTTCGGTAACCGCATTGTGCTGGAAGCCGATTACTACATTTCCAGATCCGACGGGCTGCTGCTGGACGTGCCGGTGCCTATTGTTTCCGGTTTCAACAGTGTTTTCAAAAACATTGGCAAACTCCAGAACAAGGGACTTGAACTCAATTTGACTACACATAACCTTAAAGGCGCGCTTGGCTGGACGTCGCAGCTGAACTTCTCGCGCAACCGCAACAAAGTGCTTGCATTGGGCAAAGACAATGCGCCGATGATCTACCAGCCGGGTTTTGGTATGGAATCGATCAACCAGGTTGGCCAGCCGATTTTCAGCTTTTATGGTTACCGGTATGATGGCGTTTACATGAACCAGGGCCAGATCGACGCAGATCCGTCGCATTACGCTTCTGCCAAGCCGGGCGATGGGCGGTATGTGGACATCAATGGCGATGGTGTACTGAATGCGAAAGACCGCACGATCATCGGCAATTACGCGCCGGATTTCATCTGGGGTTTTACCAACAACCTGACTTACAAAGGATTTGATCTCAGCGTGCTGATCCAGGGTGTGCAGGGTAGCGACGTGTATGACAACAATATCCACCGCTCAATGCTATACCACGAAGGCCGGAATTACTATAAGGAAATGACCAACCGCTGGCGGTCGGAGCAGGAGCCGGGCGATGGTTACCACTACAAACTGACTGTGGATCTAGACGGTTATGAGAAAACGGCTTCGAGTTACTGGATCGTGGATGGGTCGTATTTCCGGGTGAAAAGTCTGACGGCAGGATACACATTTCCATCTGGGATTTTATCCAAACTGAACCTGGAATCGTTGCGGATTTATGTCAACGGACAAAATCTTTTCACGCACAAAAACGCCCCGATTTTTGATCCTGAAAACTTCAACGGCAGCGCGACCAGTGCCACCGCACGCGGAGTGACGCATTCTCCATATCCTTCGGCAAAGGTTTACACATTCGGCGTGAACATTGGCTTTTAA